The Bradyrhizobium sp. WBAH42 genome includes a window with the following:
- a CDS encoding tripartite tricarboxylate transporter substrate binding protein: MRTFVGILGAAITCLVIATAEGSAAEAWPTRAIKIVVSTPAGGITDAFARAYGDYISQKLGQPVIVENKTGASGALAAQSVKESPADGHTLMYTISSTLLGNRLLLKSLAYDPDKDFTIVSVTPSGHLPLVVHSATGAKSIEDFVAYARRNKVTAGSYGIGSFAHIAIAELNRQYGLDISIVHYRGEAPMWQDLAAGVIQAATGSYQAALPVLDTGVGRAIAVPSLVRMKKLPDTKTFTEQGVTGKVFQLTSFTTLVAPAATPPDRIELLAKLMVEGGKTERVQKLLDAFGVDSPAMDRASSIALYEKEGPVWLESIKNLGLEPQ, translated from the coding sequence GAGCCATCAAGATCGTCGTTTCGACGCCCGCCGGCGGCATCACCGATGCATTCGCCCGCGCCTATGGCGATTACATCTCCCAGAAGCTCGGGCAGCCCGTCATCGTCGAAAACAAGACGGGAGCGAGTGGCGCGCTGGCAGCGCAATCGGTCAAGGAGTCGCCGGCGGACGGCCACACGCTGATGTACACGATCTCATCCACGTTGCTTGGAAACCGGCTGCTGCTGAAATCGCTGGCCTATGATCCGGACAAGGATTTCACGATCGTCTCGGTGACGCCATCGGGTCATCTTCCGCTGGTCGTCCATTCCGCCACCGGTGCAAAGTCCATCGAAGATTTCGTCGCCTATGCACGCCGCAACAAGGTCACGGCAGGCTCGTATGGGATCGGTTCGTTCGCACACATCGCGATCGCCGAGCTCAACCGCCAATATGGCCTCGACATCTCCATCGTGCACTACCGCGGCGAAGCGCCAATGTGGCAGGACCTGGCGGCCGGCGTCATCCAGGCGGCGACCGGCAGCTATCAGGCTGCGCTTCCAGTCCTCGATACCGGCGTCGGCCGCGCGATCGCCGTTCCGTCACTGGTTCGCATGAAGAAACTGCCGGACACCAAGACGTTCACCGAGCAGGGGGTCACCGGCAAGGTGTTCCAGCTCACGAGCTTCACGACCCTGGTGGCGCCCGCTGCAACACCGCCTGACCGGATCGAACTGCTCGCCAAGCTCATGGTCGAAGGCGGCAAGACAGAGCGTGTCCAGAAGCTGCTCGACGCCTTCGGCGTCGACTCGCCGGCAATGGATCGCGCATCCTCGATCGCCCTCTACGAAAAAGAAGGGCCGGTCTGGCTGGAGTCGATCAAGAACCTCGGCTTGGAGCCACAATAG
- a CDS encoding GntR family transcriptional regulator, which produces MAAKTRQKPDAPDASDRVSRIREGVTAAILEHRLLPGTKLGEDEIGDIYGASRTLVRTALQQLAHEGIVSIEKNRGAFVARPTPADAREVFEARRLIEPSIVDHAIEAVSPAWLDRLGQHLDEEREAELRGDARASVRLSGEFHRLVAEMSGHSIYVGFLKELIARSSLIILLYRRHDTPACGTDHHAEIVAAIRKRDKARAGALMLSHLNEIEAELFLKDPAADELRLADVLGA; this is translated from the coding sequence ATGGCCGCCAAGACCCGCCAGAAACCCGATGCGCCCGATGCGAGCGATCGCGTCAGCCGCATCCGGGAGGGTGTGACCGCCGCGATCCTCGAGCATCGCCTGCTGCCCGGCACGAAGCTCGGCGAGGACGAGATCGGCGACATCTACGGCGCGAGCCGGACGCTGGTGCGCACCGCGCTGCAGCAGCTCGCGCATGAGGGCATCGTCAGCATCGAGAAGAATCGCGGCGCCTTCGTCGCGCGCCCGACCCCGGCCGACGCCCGCGAGGTGTTCGAGGCGCGCCGGCTGATCGAGCCCAGCATCGTCGATCACGCCATCGAGGCGGTCTCGCCGGCCTGGCTCGATCGCCTTGGCCAGCATCTTGACGAGGAGCGTGAAGCGGAATTGCGCGGCGATGCGCGCGCCTCCGTCCGTCTCTCCGGCGAGTTTCATCGCCTCGTCGCCGAGATGAGCGGCCACAGCATCTATGTCGGCTTCCTGAAGGAGCTGATCGCGCGCTCCTCGCTCATCATCCTGCTCTACCGCCGCCACGACACGCCGGCGTGCGGCACCGATCATCACGCTGAGATCGTCGCCGCGATCCGCAAGCGCGACAAGGCGCGCGCGGGCGCCTTGATGCTGTCGCACCTGAACGAGATCGAGGCAGAGCTGTTCCTGAAGGATCCCGCCGCCGACGAACTGCGGCTGGCAGACGTGCTGGGGGCCTGA
- a CDS encoding ABC transporter ATP-binding protein, with protein MAIPAALELVAVTKRYDATLAVDNVNLKIPAGTYCCLLGPSGCGKTSTLRMIAGHEAVSEGDILLGPQNVTDLPPAERGTAMMFQSYALFPHLSVIDNVAFALKMRGIDKPTRHKRAGELLELVAMSQYAGRLPAQLSGGQQQRVALARALITEPQILLLDEPLSALDPFLRVKMRGELKRLQRELGISFIQVTHGQEEAMALADHIVVMNHGKIEQQGTARDIFHHPRTEFVARFIGGHNVLSDAGNLIAVRADQLGIAPFADGAFGAPALLTQTEYQGSYIAVSLTLDDGTALFSHVPEATFDVHPFRPGDRVLATWDPAKAQRLQ; from the coding sequence ATGGCCATTCCCGCCGCTCTCGAACTGGTCGCCGTCACCAAGCGCTACGACGCCACGCTGGCGGTCGATAACGTCAACCTGAAGATCCCGGCCGGCACCTATTGCTGCCTGCTCGGCCCCTCCGGCTGCGGCAAGACCTCGACGCTGCGCATGATCGCAGGCCACGAGGCTGTGAGCGAAGGCGACATCCTCCTCGGCCCGCAGAACGTCACCGACCTGCCGCCGGCCGAGCGCGGCACCGCGATGATGTTCCAGTCCTATGCGCTGTTTCCGCACCTCTCCGTGATCGACAACGTCGCGTTCGCCTTAAAGATGCGCGGCATCGACAAGCCGACGCGGCACAAGCGCGCCGGCGAATTGCTCGAGCTGGTGGCGATGAGCCAATATGCAGGCCGTCTTCCCGCGCAGCTCTCCGGCGGCCAGCAGCAGCGCGTCGCGCTCGCCCGCGCGCTGATCACCGAGCCGCAGATCCTCTTGCTCGACGAGCCGCTCTCGGCGCTCGACCCGTTCCTGCGCGTCAAGATGCGCGGCGAATTGAAGCGGCTGCAGCGCGAGCTCGGCATCAGCTTCATCCAGGTCACCCACGGCCAGGAAGAGGCGATGGCGCTCGCCGACCACATCGTGGTGATGAACCACGGCAAGATCGAGCAGCAGGGCACGGCGCGCGACATCTTCCATCATCCCCGCACCGAATTCGTGGCCCGCTTCATCGGCGGCCACAACGTGCTCAGCGACGCCGGCAATCTCATCGCCGTCCGCGCCGATCAGCTCGGCATCGCGCCGTTCGCCGACGGCGCCTTCGGCGCGCCGGCGCTGCTGACCCAGACCGAGTACCAGGGCTCCTACATCGCCGTCTCGCTCACGCTCGACGACGGCACCGCCCTGTTCTCTCACGTTCCCGAGGCCACCTTCGACGTGCATCCGTTCCGTCCGGGCGATCGCGTCCTGGCGACCTGGGATCCCGCCAAGGCGCAACGCCTGCAATAG
- a CDS encoding PotD/PotF family extracellular solute-binding protein translates to MTETTRKTGVSRRTLLKGTAGLAGLAAGSGAITGFPYVKSADAKVLRYLGTAVNEGDDISKQCLKDTGIKIEYITATTDDVTKRVMTQPNSFDVLDTEYFSLKKLVPSGNILALDAKKIKEFDNITPVFTKGETPGGKKIGGQGTAPWKVLYLEGKDSKKFATSATEFVTLIPTVYNADTLGIRPDLIKRPISTWAELLNPEFKGKASILNIPSIGIMDAAMVVEASGKYKYADKGNMTKEEIDLTMKVMTEAKKAGQFRAFWKDFNESVNLMASGETVIQSMWSPAVTKVRSMGIPCTFQPLKEGYRSWASGFCVSKGVSGQKLEWAYEFVNWFLSGFAGAYLNRQGYYSAVLSTAKAHMEPYEWAYWMEGKPAEKDIKAPDGSLLEKAGAVRDGGSYEDRMGGVACWNAVMDENDYMVRKWNEFIAA, encoded by the coding sequence ATGACCGAGACGACCAGGAAGACCGGCGTCAGCCGCCGCACGCTATTGAAGGGCACCGCCGGTCTCGCCGGCCTCGCCGCCGGCTCCGGCGCGATCACCGGCTTTCCCTACGTGAAGTCGGCCGATGCGAAGGTGCTGCGTTATCTCGGCACGGCGGTGAACGAGGGCGACGACATCTCCAAGCAGTGCCTGAAGGACACCGGCATCAAGATCGAATACATCACCGCGACCACCGACGACGTCACCAAGCGCGTGATGACCCAGCCGAACTCCTTCGACGTGCTGGACACCGAATATTTCTCGCTGAAGAAGCTGGTGCCGTCGGGCAACATCCTCGCGCTCGACGCCAAGAAGATCAAGGAGTTCGACAACATCACGCCCGTCTTCACCAAGGGCGAGACGCCCGGCGGCAAGAAGATCGGCGGCCAGGGCACCGCGCCCTGGAAGGTGCTCTATCTCGAAGGCAAGGATTCCAAGAAGTTCGCGACGTCGGCGACCGAATTCGTCACGCTGATCCCGACCGTCTACAACGCCGACACGCTCGGCATCCGCCCCGACCTGATCAAGCGTCCGATCAGCACCTGGGCCGAGCTGCTCAACCCCGAGTTCAAGGGCAAGGCCTCGATCCTCAACATTCCCTCGATCGGCATCATGGATGCCGCGATGGTCGTGGAAGCCTCCGGCAAGTACAAATATGCCGACAAGGGCAACATGACCAAGGAAGAGATCGATCTCACCATGAAGGTGATGACCGAGGCCAAGAAGGCCGGCCAGTTCCGCGCCTTCTGGAAGGATTTCAACGAGAGCGTCAACCTGATGGCCTCGGGCGAGACCGTGATCCAGTCGATGTGGTCGCCGGCGGTGACGAAGGTCCGTTCGATGGGCATCCCCTGCACCTTCCAGCCGCTCAAGGAAGGCTACCGTTCCTGGGCGTCCGGCTTCTGCGTCTCCAAGGGCGTCTCGGGTCAAAAGCTCGAATGGGCCTATGAATTCGTGAACTGGTTCCTGTCCGGCTTTGCCGGCGCCTATCTCAACCGCCAGGGCTATTACTCCGCCGTGCTCTCCACCGCGAAGGCGCACATGGAACCCTACGAATGGGCGTACTGGATGGAGGGCAAGCCGGCCGAGAAGGACATCAAGGCGCCCGACGGCTCGCTGCTGGAAAAGGCCGGCGCGGTGCGTGACGGCGGCTCCTACGAGGACCGCATGGGCGGCGTCGCGTGCTGGAACGCCGTGATGGACGAGAACGACTACATGGTCCGCAAGTGGAACGAGTTCATCGCGGCGTAA
- a CDS encoding ABC transporter permease, producing the protein MSEEVLQQATPGLIPGSGTARAAKPTRLSPSFISWLQAGPMMLVFLAFFLIPLVFVVIVSFWDYNEYQLLPAFSGRGYTDTFEGCIAQLPDLCTIGKTYLMTLKLCFMVWAITLFVGFCVAYFLAFHVKSKTWQMGLSLLCTIPFWTSNVIRMIAWIPLLGRNGLVNSGLVKTGLINHPLEWLLFSEFSVVLALVHLFTFFMVVPIFNSMVRIDKSLIEAAYDAGATGFQTLVNVVIPLAKPGIVIGSIFVITIVMGDFITIGVMGGQQIAAAGKIIETRVNALQFPAAAANAVILLAITFLIITMMSRIVDIKKEL; encoded by the coding sequence ATGTCGGAAGAAGTCCTGCAACAGGCTACCCCGGGCTTGATCCCGGGGTCGGGCACAGCGCGCGCCGCAAAGCCGACGCGCCTGTCGCCGTCCTTCATCTCCTGGCTCCAGGCCGGGCCGATGATGCTGGTGTTTCTCGCCTTCTTCCTCATTCCGCTCGTCTTCGTCGTCATCGTCTCGTTCTGGGACTACAACGAATACCAGCTGCTGCCGGCTTTCTCCGGCCGCGGCTACACCGACACGTTCGAGGGCTGCATCGCGCAGCTTCCGGACCTCTGCACCATCGGCAAGACCTATCTGATGACGCTGAAGCTCTGCTTCATGGTCTGGGCCATCACTCTCTTCGTCGGCTTCTGCGTCGCCTACTTCCTCGCCTTCCACGTCAAGTCCAAGACCTGGCAGATGGGCTTGTCGCTGCTCTGCACGATCCCGTTCTGGACCTCCAACGTGATCCGCATGATCGCCTGGATCCCCCTGCTCGGCCGCAACGGCCTCGTCAATTCCGGTCTGGTCAAGACCGGCTTGATCAATCATCCGCTGGAATGGCTGCTGTTCTCCGAATTCTCGGTGGTGCTGGCGCTGGTGCACCTCTTCACCTTCTTCATGGTGGTGCCGATCTTCAACTCGATGGTGCGCATCGACAAGTCGCTGATCGAGGCCGCCTATGACGCCGGCGCGACCGGCTTCCAGACCCTCGTCAACGTCGTCATTCCGCTCGCCAAGCCCGGCATCGTGATCGGCTCGATCTTCGTCATCACCATCGTGATGGGCGACTTCATCACCATCGGCGTGATGGGCGGCCAGCAGATCGCCGCCGCCGGCAAGATCATCGAGACCCGGGTCAACGCGCTGCAGTTCCCCGCCGCCGCGGCCAACGCCGTGATCCTGCTCGCGATCACCTTCCTGATCATCACCATGATGTCGCGCATCGTCGACATCAAGAAGGAGCTCTAG
- a CDS encoding ABC transporter permease — MKEGRPRSFYVLAIFFAAYVLFLYGPMIAIYVLSFQGPQGGLTFPMNGVSTFWIAKLFQGTGIVDLGAAFRRSLLLGIIVMIVTVVLSVAAGMAFRRKFKAQSILFYSAIASLIVPSIITSLGISLEFRIIDDLIKAHWNENFETSMGLLTSGLGAHLTWTLPFGLLIMFAIFNRFDPRLEEAARDLGATPWQTFRHVVLPIILPSVIGIGLFGFTLSWDELARSSQAIGAVNTLPLDLQGLTTTVTNPDIYALGTVISAVSFTVITLALGTIHMLNKRQAAKGSDAGKGLV, encoded by the coding sequence ATGAAGGAAGGACGTCCGCGCTCGTTCTACGTGCTCGCGATCTTCTTCGCGGCCTATGTGCTGTTTCTCTACGGGCCGATGATCGCGATCTACGTGCTGTCGTTCCAGGGGCCGCAGGGCGGCCTCACCTTCCCGATGAACGGCGTGTCGACGTTCTGGATCGCAAAGCTGTTCCAGGGCACCGGCATCGTCGATCTCGGCGCCGCCTTCCGCCGCTCGCTGCTGCTCGGCATCATCGTGATGATCGTCACCGTCGTGCTGTCGGTCGCCGCCGGCATGGCGTTCCGCCGCAAGTTCAAGGCACAGAGCATCCTGTTCTACTCGGCGATCGCCAGCCTCATCGTGCCCTCGATCATCACCTCGCTCGGCATCTCGCTCGAGTTCCGCATCATCGACGACCTGATCAAGGCGCATTGGAACGAGAATTTCGAGACCTCGATGGGCCTGCTCACATCCGGGCTCGGCGCGCACCTGACCTGGACGCTGCCGTTCGGGCTGCTCATCATGTTCGCGATCTTCAACCGCTTCGATCCGCGGCTGGAAGAAGCCGCGCGCGATCTCGGCGCGACACCGTGGCAGACGTTTCGGCATGTCGTGCTGCCGATCATCCTGCCCTCGGTGATCGGCATCGGCCTGTTCGGCTTCACGCTGTCCTGGGACGAGCTCGCGCGCTCCAGCCAGGCGATCGGCGCGGTGAACACGTTGCCGCTCGATCTGCAGGGCCTCACCACCACCGTGACCAACCCCGACATCTACGCGCTCGGCACCGTGATCTCGGCGGTCTCGTTCACGGTCATCACGCTTGCGCTCGGCACCATCCACATGCTCAACAAGCGGCAGGCGGCCAAGGGCTCGGACGCCGGCAAGGGACTCGTCTGA
- a CDS encoding aspartate/glutamate racemase family protein translates to MRLHVVNPNTTASMTAKIAAAARSVALADTVIDARQPAMGPVSIEGFYDEAFAVPGMLGCIREADRDGADAHIIACFDDTGLDAARAAAKAPVIGIGEAGFHLASLIAARFAVVTTLGVSIVPIEHNLRKYGLAERCARVRAAEVPVLALEARNAEALGKISAEITAAIRDDRAEAIVLGCAGMADLAGELAAAHGLPVVDGVAAAVTLAESLVRLGLTTSRLGPYAAPRTKSYSGPFSQFQP, encoded by the coding sequence ATGCGGCTTCACGTCGTGAATCCCAACACAACGGCGTCGATGACGGCGAAGATCGCCGCTGCCGCGCGCAGCGTTGCCCTCGCCGACACCGTGATCGATGCGCGTCAGCCGGCGATGGGCCCGGTCTCGATCGAGGGGTTTTACGACGAAGCTTTTGCGGTACCGGGCATGCTCGGCTGCATCCGCGAGGCCGATCGCGACGGCGCGGACGCGCACATCATCGCCTGCTTCGACGACACCGGCTTGGATGCCGCGCGTGCCGCCGCCAAGGCACCGGTGATCGGTATCGGCGAGGCCGGCTTCCACCTCGCGAGCCTGATCGCCGCGCGCTTTGCCGTGGTGACCACGCTCGGCGTCTCCATCGTGCCGATCGAGCACAATCTGCGGAAGTACGGCCTGGCCGAACGCTGCGCCCGCGTCCGTGCCGCCGAGGTCCCGGTGCTGGCGCTCGAGGCGCGCAACGCTGAGGCGCTCGGCAAGATCTCGGCGGAGATCACCGCCGCGATCCGTGACGACCGGGCAGAGGCCATCGTGCTCGGCTGCGCCGGCATGGCCGATCTCGCGGGCGAGCTCGCCGCCGCGCACGGCCTGCCCGTGGTTGACGGCGTCGCCGCCGCGGTGACGCTGGCGGAATCACTGGTGCGGCTGGGACTGACGACGTCCCGCCTCGGCCCCTATGCGGCCCCGCGCACGAAGAGCTATTCCGGGCCGTTTTCTCAATTTCAGCCTTGA
- a CDS encoding gamma carbonic anhydrase family protein — MAIYELDGQAPDLPADGNYFIAETATVIGRVRLKPGASVWYGAVLRGDNEWIEIGEGANVQDGSTCHTDLGFPLVIGRNCTVGHNVILHGCTIEEGALIGMGSIVMNGAKIGRNSIVGAGSVITEGKEFPERSLIIGSPARVIRTLDDAQVQKMGSAARFYVANGPRFKQGLKRIG; from the coding sequence ATGGCCATCTACGAGCTCGACGGGCAGGCGCCCGACCTTCCCGCCGACGGCAATTATTTCATCGCCGAGACCGCGACCGTGATCGGCCGGGTGCGCCTGAAGCCGGGCGCGAGCGTCTGGTACGGCGCGGTGCTGCGCGGCGACAATGAGTGGATCGAGATCGGCGAGGGCGCCAACGTGCAGGACGGCTCGACCTGCCACACCGATCTCGGCTTTCCGCTCGTCATCGGCAGGAACTGCACCGTCGGCCACAACGTCATCCTGCACGGCTGCACCATCGAGGAGGGCGCGCTGATCGGCATGGGCTCGATCGTGATGAACGGCGCGAAGATCGGCCGCAACAGCATCGTCGGTGCCGGCTCCGTCATCACCGAGGGCAAGGAGTTCCCCGAGCGCTCGCTGATCATCGGCTCGCCCGCGCGCGTGATCCGCACCCTCGACGACGCGCAGGTGCAGAAGATGGGGAGTGCGGCGAGGTTCTATGTGGCCAACGGTCCGCGCTTCAAGCAGGGCCTGAAGCGGATCGGCTGA
- a CDS encoding caspase family protein yields the protein MRLRLFVLLIVAIWVGAGPALAEKRVALVMGNSAYTNVARLANPANDAALVGGMFRKAGFDTVDIKLDLNVVDMRKALREFGSKVRDADVAVVYYAGHGIELDGTNYLIPTDAALETDTDVLDEAFPLDRVLFAVEPAKQLRLIILDACRDNPFAKTMKRTIASRAVGRGLAKVEPTSPNTMVAFAAKAGSTASDGDAKNSPFATALVDRLPTPGLDLGKAFRFVRDDVLKTTGNKQEPFVYGSLGGDDVTLVPAKPIVTGPQANPQDTVRRDYELALQLGTRDGWTAFLASFPSGFYADLAKGQLNKIAAEETRAAAAEKARQAEDEKAKLASDRAKKAEQEKAAAAAKAAEDAKAAAEKAKQVEEAKAAAAEQRRKDAEAAVAKALADKQAAEKALADKTANDKAAAELAARQASDKAQAEQKVAAVTPTQSSPSLSPQETAKLVQSELRRVGCLAAAADGDWNASSQRSLTLFNKYAGTKFDAKLASFEALDAIKAKPGRVCPLVCDRGFKADGDACVKITCRAGYRVNDDNECEKMQDKKPVAAREDAKKRDAERKQTEAAPAKPSASGQMVCNNAGCRPVKSGCRIVRDIKANSASQLVEVCD from the coding sequence ATGCGGCTTCGGCTGTTTGTTTTGTTGATTGTTGCGATCTGGGTCGGAGCCGGACCGGCGCTGGCCGAGAAGCGCGTCGCGCTCGTCATGGGCAACTCGGCCTACACGAACGTGGCGAGGCTGGCGAACCCCGCGAACGATGCCGCCCTGGTCGGTGGCATGTTCAGGAAGGCCGGGTTCGATACCGTCGACATCAAGCTTGATCTGAACGTCGTCGACATGCGCAAGGCATTGCGCGAGTTCGGCAGCAAGGTCCGAGATGCGGACGTTGCAGTCGTCTACTACGCCGGCCATGGCATCGAGCTTGACGGCACCAATTATCTGATCCCGACCGATGCCGCGCTGGAGACCGACACCGACGTTCTCGACGAAGCGTTCCCGCTCGACCGGGTGCTGTTTGCGGTCGAGCCGGCCAAGCAGCTGCGCCTCATCATCCTGGACGCCTGCCGCGACAATCCCTTCGCCAAGACGATGAAGCGTACCATCGCCTCGCGTGCCGTCGGCCGCGGGCTCGCCAAGGTCGAGCCGACCAGCCCGAACACGATGGTCGCCTTCGCGGCCAAGGCCGGCTCGACGGCTTCGGACGGTGATGCGAAGAACAGCCCGTTTGCCACGGCTCTGGTCGACCGCCTGCCGACGCCGGGGCTCGACCTCGGCAAGGCCTTTCGATTCGTTCGCGATGATGTGCTCAAGACCACCGGCAACAAGCAGGAGCCGTTTGTCTACGGCTCGCTCGGCGGCGACGACGTGACACTGGTTCCGGCCAAGCCAATCGTCACCGGCCCTCAAGCCAATCCACAGGACACCGTACGTCGTGATTATGAGCTGGCGCTTCAGCTTGGTACGCGTGACGGCTGGACCGCCTTCCTCGCTAGCTTTCCCAGCGGCTTCTATGCCGATCTCGCCAAGGGTCAGTTGAACAAGATTGCCGCCGAAGAAACCCGCGCCGCCGCTGCGGAGAAGGCCAGACAGGCCGAGGACGAGAAGGCAAAGCTGGCGTCCGACCGCGCCAAGAAGGCCGAGCAGGAGAAAGCAGCAGCCGCCGCGAAGGCCGCTGAGGACGCCAAGGCAGCGGCGGAGAAAGCCAAGCAGGTCGAGGAAGCCAAGGCAGCTGCTGCCGAGCAGCGCAGGAAGGACGCAGAAGCGGCTGTCGCCAAAGCCTTGGCCGACAAGCAGGCCGCCGAAAAGGCGCTCGCCGACAAGACTGCGAACGACAAGGCGGCTGCCGAGCTCGCTGCAAGGCAGGCAAGTGACAAGGCACAGGCCGAGCAGAAGGTCGCGGCGGTTACCCCAACTCAATCGTCGCCCAGTCTTTCGCCGCAAGAGACCGCAAAGCTTGTGCAGTCGGAGCTGCGCCGCGTCGGTTGTCTGGCCGCCGCTGCCGATGGCGACTGGAATGCGTCATCACAGCGCTCGCTGACGCTGTTCAACAAATATGCGGGAACGAAATTCGACGCCAAGCTCGCGAGCTTCGAGGCGCTCGATGCGATCAAGGCCAAGCCGGGCCGGGTCTGCCCGCTGGTCTGCGATCGCGGCTTCAAGGCGGACGGCGATGCTTGCGTGAAGATCACCTGCCGCGCCGGCTATCGCGTCAATGACGACAATGAATGCGAGAAGATGCAGGACAAGAAGCCGGTCGCGGCCCGCGAGGACGCCAAGAAGCGAGATGCGGAGCGGAAGCAAACCGAAGCTGCACCCGCGAAGCCGTCTGCATCTGGACAAATGGTCTGTAACAACGCGGGCTGTCGTCCGGTGAAATCCGGATGTCGGATAGTCCGAGACATTAAGGCCAATTCGGCATCACAACTAGTAGAAGTGTGCGACTGA
- a CDS encoding DUF3126 family protein: MDVKEVRKLDAYLKRVFGNPKIRVVPRPKKDDSAEVYIGEEFIGVLFVDDEDDDRSFQFQMAILEDDLVDQE; this comes from the coding sequence GTGGACGTCAAAGAAGTCAGAAAGTTGGATGCGTATCTGAAGCGCGTATTCGGCAATCCCAAGATCCGCGTCGTGCCGCGGCCGAAGAAGGACGATTCCGCCGAAGTCTATATCGGCGAGGAATTCATCGGCGTGCTCTTCGTCGACGACGAGGACGACGATCGCTCGTTCCAGTTCCAGATGGCGATCCTCGAGGACGATCTGGTGGATCAGGAGTAG
- the cysE gene encoding serine O-acetyltransferase, with translation MAVHQVNPGGKLASLDPIWDRIRGEAEDIVRREPELATFIYSAVLHHGRLEDSVVHRVADRLDHSALSGDLVRQAYSEALRDDPDLGNAFRADLVAVYDRDPATSRFIDPLLYFKGFHAIQTHRLAHWLYLKGRKDFAYYLQSRSSAVFQTDINPAARIGRGIFLDHATGFVCGETAVIEDDVSILHGVTLGGTGKENEDRHPKIRHGVLIGAGAKILGNIEIGHCARIAAGSVVVKPVPHNVTVAGVPAKIVGEAGCAEPSRTMDQMINAMGL, from the coding sequence ATGGCAGTGCATCAGGTCAATCCGGGAGGAAAGCTCGCATCGCTCGATCCGATCTGGGATCGGATCCGCGGCGAAGCGGAGGACATCGTCCGACGCGAGCCCGAGCTTGCGACCTTCATCTATTCGGCGGTGCTGCATCACGGCCGCCTCGAAGATTCGGTGGTCCACCGCGTCGCCGACCGGCTCGATCATTCCGCACTGTCGGGAGATCTCGTGCGCCAGGCCTATTCCGAGGCGCTGCGCGACGATCCTGATCTCGGCAACGCCTTCCGCGCCGATCTCGTTGCCGTCTACGACCGCGATCCCGCGACCTCGCGCTTCATCGATCCCTTGCTCTACTTCAAGGGCTTTCACGCCATCCAGACCCATCGCCTCGCGCACTGGCTCTATCTGAAGGGCCGCAAGGATTTCGCCTATTACCTTCAGAGCCGGTCCTCGGCGGTGTTCCAGACCGACATCAATCCCGCCGCGCGCATCGGCCGCGGCATCTTCCTCGACCACGCCACCGGCTTCGTCTGCGGCGAGACGGCTGTGATCGAAGACGACGTCTCGATCCTGCACGGCGTCACGCTCGGCGGCACCGGCAAGGAGAACGAGGACCGTCACCCCAAGATTCGCCACGGCGTCCTGATCGGGGCCGGCGCAAAAATCCTCGGCAATATCGAGATCGGCCATTGCGCGCGGATCGCCGCCGGTTCGGTCGTGGTCAAGCCGGTGCCGCACAATGTCACGGTCGCGGGCGTGCCGGCCAAGATCGTCGGCGAGGCCGGCTGCGCCGAGCCGTCGCGCACCATGGACCAGATGATCAACGCGATGGGGCTCTGA